In Pedobacter sp. SL55, the following proteins share a genomic window:
- a CDS encoding chondroitinase-B domain-containing protein, with protein MKLISYFITGLLLMQFAVSAQTAIKTSFENPTYTIGSINSQNLWTVVSGNATISNAKAQTGLNGLNFSNNNNALAVNFIPYSGTVTGIRDVFYTDMWINPVSFTTKSTFLTAWDQYGGSLKRIYVLELTVDNKIKISNGGTQVEIGTWQANTWFRISIKTDLVAEKFKVAVNGNLNATEFAMREAYTPTASGIRAATVKEFHSLRINHTTDTQVASSDFTIDDLYIGKNPIPDISFLPSPTARIINIEQPNYGTISLNPSQASYQVNDQITATLSLPQGYKNNGWTGDLSGTELTKTFNITNNMVVGANVIVDNTAPPAEYAVTINQPTNGSITLSPAPTNGKYLSETQVTATITTDFCSQFNGWTGDLSGTQITKTFTVTADMSIGADVAINTTPGITRTVTTVIEFKAALGAMNPGDLILVEDGSYDLSSLTINRSACPNRPIIIKAKNQGQAILNGATALVLDGLQYVTLQGFSFRSANVGTGVKMLNCNRVRITRNSFKLDETNINSCNWLYIGDTFGSTAPLRSGNNRIDYNSFEGKTKSGKFILLDGNINQQTQRDTIAYNIFKNNGPREENEKETIRIGVSTLSQSNGYTVVEYNLFEDCDGDPEIVSVKSFANTVRYNTFRRCLGTVCLRQGNNSIVEGNYFFGEGKTAIYTNENGNSSVIGAGGVRVYGKNHKIFNNYFSGLTGSIFDAAITITNGDAYNVANPTDLAKHYVPENVEVVFNTFVNNKSNIEIGYKYDKAPINCLIANNIVKENTTQIVTAYSPQSLAGVSFSNNIMHATNTATIGISASNAQITNIDPLLEQPACNGTDCQQQKAYEILRLSATSPAINAATGTFNYANVDYENQNRIGVADIGADEYDRNTAVAISALDENNVGPDALPFAYSYFNVLPIALVSFDAAYVNQQVELKWVVAKQENVKRYEIEWRTDFSDFKTVADLVPVNGQLVYKTKHSSPTAGNNYYRLKTVDENGDIELFKEKVVNVFSTQLAKVYPNPTTKEFTLDFGYTPTSTLKVKMINLLGKTVLEKLSSNAASCQIPIGSLAPGMYFVQFLNAEKKMISLPIVIAP; from the coding sequence ATGAAATTAATCAGTTACTTTATAACAGGGCTGCTGTTAATGCAATTTGCTGTTTCGGCACAAACTGCAATTAAAACATCATTCGAAAACCCAACCTACACCATTGGAAGCATTAATTCTCAAAACCTGTGGACCGTAGTTAGCGGAAATGCAACCATCAGCAATGCTAAAGCACAAACCGGTCTTAATGGTTTAAATTTTAGCAACAACAACAATGCACTGGCGGTTAATTTTATTCCGTATAGTGGCACCGTAACCGGAATTAGAGATGTTTTTTATACAGACATGTGGATTAATCCTGTTTCTTTTACCACGAAAAGCACATTTTTAACGGCTTGGGATCAATATGGTGGCAGCTTAAAGCGCATTTACGTGCTTGAGTTAACTGTTGACAATAAAATAAAAATTTCTAACGGTGGCACCCAAGTTGAAATTGGTACTTGGCAGGCAAATACTTGGTTCCGAATTTCTATTAAAACAGATTTAGTTGCCGAGAAATTTAAAGTAGCTGTTAATGGCAACCTTAATGCTACCGAATTTGCTATGAGGGAAGCCTATACCCCAACAGCAAGTGGTATTAGGGCGGCAACAGTTAAAGAGTTTCACTCCTTACGTATTAACCATACAACGGACACACAGGTTGCCAGTTCTGATTTTACTATAGACGATCTATACATTGGCAAAAACCCAATTCCAGATATTTCATTTCTACCATCGCCCACGGCCAGAATTATCAATATAGAGCAGCCCAATTACGGCACCATTTCACTAAACCCGTCGCAAGCCAGCTATCAGGTAAACGACCAAATTACAGCAACATTAAGTTTACCACAGGGCTATAAAAACAACGGCTGGACTGGAGATTTGTCTGGGACAGAACTTACCAAAACTTTCAATATTACCAACAATATGGTTGTTGGAGCCAACGTTATTGTTGACAATACTGCCCCTCCAGCAGAATACGCCGTAACAATTAACCAACCTACCAATGGCAGTATTACCTTATCTCCTGCCCCTACCAATGGCAAATACCTGAGCGAAACACAAGTAACGGCTACCATTACCACCGATTTTTGCTCTCAGTTTAACGGCTGGACAGGCGATTTAAGTGGCACTCAAATTACAAAAACCTTTACCGTTACTGCCGATATGTCTATAGGTGCCGACGTGGCAATAAACACCACCCCCGGAATTACCCGAACCGTAACCACGGTAATCGAATTTAAAGCTGCTTTGGGCGCCATGAACCCCGGAGACCTTATTTTGGTAGAAGATGGCAGCTATGATTTGAGCAGCCTAACCATTAATCGCTCTGCGTGCCCTAACCGACCTATAATTATTAAAGCCAAAAACCAAGGCCAAGCTATCTTAAATGGAGCAACGGCACTGGTTTTAGATGGCTTGCAGTATGTAACGCTTCAGGGATTTTCTTTTAGAAGCGCCAATGTAGGAACAGGTGTAAAAATGCTGAATTGCAATAGGGTTAGGATTACCAGAAACAGCTTTAAGCTAGACGAAACCAATATCAATTCTTGCAATTGGTTGTACATTGGCGATACCTTTGGCAGTACCGCCCCGCTAAGATCTGGCAACAATAGAATTGATTACAACTCTTTTGAAGGAAAAACCAAATCGGGCAAGTTTATTCTGTTAGATGGCAATATTAATCAGCAAACCCAGCGAGACACTATAGCTTATAATATCTTTAAAAACAACGGCCCCAGAGAAGAAAACGAGAAAGAAACCATACGCATTGGAGTAAGCACCCTTTCACAAAGCAATGGCTATACGGTAGTAGAATATAATCTTTTCGAAGACTGCGATGGCGATCCGGAGATAGTTTCGGTAAAATCTTTTGCCAATACGGTAAGATACAACACTTTTAGAAGGTGTTTAGGAACAGTTTGCCTACGCCAAGGAAATAATAGTATTGTAGAGGGAAATTACTTTTTTGGGGAAGGAAAAACAGCCATTTACACAAATGAAAACGGCAATTCTAGTGTAATAGGAGCAGGCGGCGTGAGGGTGTACGGCAAGAACCATAAAATATTTAACAATTATTTTTCTGGCCTAACGGGAAGTATTTTTGATGCGGCCATTACCATTACCAACGGCGATGCTTACAATGTGGCTAACCCAACAGATTTGGCCAAACACTATGTACCAGAAAATGTAGAGGTGGTATTCAATACTTTCGTGAACAATAAATCGAATATTGAAATAGGTTACAAGTACGACAAAGCGCCTATCAACTGTTTAATTGCCAATAACATTGTAAAAGAAAATACCACGCAAATTGTTACCGCTTACAGCCCGCAATCTTTGGCAGGCGTTAGTTTTAGCAATAACATTATGCATGCCACCAATACGGCCACAATTGGCATTTCGGCATCAAATGCGCAAATTACAAACATAGATCCCTTATTAGAACAGCCTGCTTGTAATGGCACAGATTGCCAGCAACAAAAAGCATACGAAATACTGCGATTAAGCGCTACTAGCCCAGCTATAAATGCAGCCACAGGAACTTTTAACTATGCCAATGTAGATTACGAGAACCAAAATAGAATTGGCGTAGCTGATATTGGCGCCGATGAATACGACAGGAACACTGCGGTAGCTATTAGCGCTCTCGATGAGAATAACGTTGGACCAGACGCCCTACCATTTGCTTACAGTTATTTTAACGTATTGCCTATAGCTTTGGTTTCTTTCGATGCCGCCTATGTAAACCAACAAGTAGAACTAAAATGGGTAGTAGCAAAGCAAGAAAATGTAAAACGATACGAAATAGAGTGGCGCACAGATTTTTCGGATTTCAAAACCGTTGCAGATCTAGTTCCAGTAAATGGACAATTGGTTTATAAAACCAAACACTCATCGCCAACGGCAGGAAATAATTATTACCGCCTAAAAACAGTAGACGAGAATGGAGATATCGAGCTATTTAAGGAAAAAGTGGTAAACGTGTTCAGCACTCAATTGGCAAAAGTTTACCCCAACCCAACCACAAAAGAGTTTACATTAGATTTTGGATACACACCAACTAGCACTCTTAAAGTTAAAATGATTAATTTACTTGGAAAAACGGTGTTGGAAAAGCTTAGCTCAAATGCTGCTTCTTGTCAAATACCTATTGGCTCGCTAGCGCCAGGAATGTATTTTGTACAATTTTTAAATGCAGAAAAGAAAATGATTTCGCTACCTATTGTAATTGCTCCTTAA
- the trmD gene encoding tRNA (guanosine(37)-N1)-methyltransferase TrmD, which yields MRFDIISVLPDLLTSPFAHSILQRAQKKGIAEIVVHNLRDYATNKQKSVDDYPYGGGSGMVMSIPPFAACIEKLQQERTYDEIIFMSPDGETLNQTIANELSIKGNIIILCGHYKGIDQRIRDIYVTREISIGDYVLSGGELPAAVLVDAIIRLIPGVLNDETSALSDSFQGELLDAPVYTRPADWRGHKIPDILLSGHEAKINEWRHEEALKRTQQRRPDLLK from the coding sequence ATGCGTTTTGATATTATTTCTGTATTGCCCGATTTGCTTACCAGTCCGTTTGCCCATTCTATTTTACAGCGAGCACAAAAAAAAGGAATTGCAGAAATTGTGGTGCACAACCTCAGAGATTATGCTACCAATAAGCAAAAAAGTGTAGACGATTACCCTTACGGTGGTGGTAGCGGTATGGTTATGAGCATTCCGCCGTTTGCTGCCTGTATAGAAAAACTACAGCAAGAGCGCACTTACGATGAAATTATTTTCATGAGCCCCGATGGAGAAACGCTAAATCAGACCATTGCCAACGAGCTTTCTATTAAAGGAAATATCATCATTTTATGTGGGCATTATAAAGGAATAGACCAGCGTATTAGAGATATTTATGTAACCAGAGAAATTTCTATTGGCGATTATGTGCTTTCGGGCGGAGAATTGCCTGCTGCCGTATTGGTAGATGCCATTATTAGATTGATACCAGGGGTTTTAAATGATGAAACCTCGGCATTGTCTGACAGTTTTCAGGGCGAGTTGTTAGATGCGCCTGTTTACACCAGGCCTGCAGATTGGCGTGGGCATAAAATTCCCGACATCTTGTTAAGCGGGCACGAGGCAAAAATTAACGAGTGGCGCCATGAAGAAGCGCTAAAACGCACACAGCAACGCCGCCCAGATTTGTTGAAATAA
- the rplS gene encoding 50S ribosomal protein L19 encodes MDLVKFVEEQVSTQKEFPSFKSGDTVSVHYKIREGNKERIQIYQGVVIQRNSAGANETFTVRKISNGVGVERIFPIGSPNIEKVEVNSYGKVRRAKLFYLRNLTGKAARIKSLRK; translated from the coding sequence ATGGATTTAGTAAAATTTGTAGAAGAACAGGTAAGCACTCAAAAAGAATTTCCTTCTTTTAAATCTGGAGATACTGTAAGTGTTCATTATAAAATTCGCGAGGGTAATAAAGAACGTATTCAGATTTACCAAGGTGTAGTTATTCAACGCAACAGCGCTGGTGCTAACGAAACTTTCACTGTTCGTAAAATTAGTAATGGTGTGGGTGTAGAGCGTATCTTCCCTATCGGTTCTCCAAATATCGAGAAAGTAGAAGTAAACAGCTATGGTAAAGTACGTAGAGCTAAGTTGTTCTATTTACGTAACTTAACTGGTAAAGCAGCTCGTATCAAATCATTAAGAAAGTAA
- a CDS encoding Glu/Leu/Phe/Val dehydrogenase dimerization domain-containing protein, with amino-acid sequence MKELLKKYEEKQPEIVFEWKDKESEAEGWVVINSLRGGAAGGGTRMRKGLDKHEVESLAKTMEVKFTVSGPPIGGAKSGINFDPADPRKKEVLERWYKAVMPLLKNYYGTGGDLNIDEIHEVIPITEGYGLWHPQEGVINGHYQARENERIHQIGQLRYGVSKVLEDLTYTPDIKRKYKVADMITGYGVSESIKHFYQIWGGNIKGKRAIIQGWGNVAAAAGYYLAQQGVKVVGIIDRVGGLINPEGFTEAEIAALFNNRLNNTLVAENLLPFDEAYSKIWSMGAEIFVPAAASRLVKQEEVDQMIANGMEVIACGANVPFADKEIFFGSIMEHADNHLAVIPDFIANCGMARVFAYLMQRNVEMSDDAIFTDASNIISNALKAVYQTSNKRTNLSSTAFEIALKQLV; translated from the coding sequence ATGAAAGAACTGTTAAAAAAGTATGAAGAAAAGCAGCCCGAGATTGTTTTTGAGTGGAAAGACAAAGAATCTGAGGCCGAAGGATGGGTTGTAATCAATTCTTTACGTGGTGGTGCTGCTGGCGGCGGTACCAGAATGCGTAAGGGCTTGGATAAACATGAGGTAGAATCGCTGGCCAAAACAATGGAAGTGAAATTTACCGTTTCTGGGCCTCCCATTGGTGGCGCCAAATCGGGCATTAATTTTGACCCAGCAGATCCCCGTAAAAAAGAAGTGCTAGAACGTTGGTATAAGGCGGTAATGCCTTTGCTTAAAAACTACTATGGTACTGGCGGCGATTTAAACATCGACGAAATTCACGAAGTTATTCCAATTACCGAAGGTTATGGCCTATGGCACCCGCAAGAGGGGGTAATTAACGGCCACTACCAAGCAAGAGAAAATGAGCGTATCCACCAAATTGGCCAGTTGCGCTACGGTGTTTCTAAAGTACTCGAAGATTTAACTTACACACCAGACATCAAGAGAAAATATAAAGTAGCCGATATGATTACAGGCTATGGCGTATCAGAGTCTATTAAGCACTTTTACCAAATTTGGGGTGGCAATATTAAAGGAAAACGAGCCATTATACAGGGTTGGGGCAACGTTGCTGCGGCTGCGGGTTATTATTTGGCACAACAGGGTGTTAAGGTAGTAGGTATTATTGATCGTGTTGGTGGTTTAATTAATCCAGAAGGTTTTACGGAAGCAGAAATTGCAGCTCTATTTAACAACCGCTTAAATAATACATTAGTTGCAGAAAATTTGCTGCCTTTTGACGAAGCATACAGTAAAATTTGGAGCATGGGTGCCGAAATTTTTGTGCCAGCTGCTGCCTCTAGGTTAGTGAAACAGGAAGAAGTAGACCAAATGATTGCCAACGGAATGGAAGTAATTGCCTGTGGTGCCAACGTGCCTTTTGCCGATAAGGAAATTTTCTTTGGTAGCATTATGGAGCATGCTGATAACCATTTAGCCGTAATTCCTGATTTTATTGCCAACTGTGGCATGGCCAGGGTGTTTGCTTATTTAATGCAGCGCAATGTAGAAATGAGCGACGATGCTATTTTTACAGACGCCTCTAACATTATTAGTAATGCACTTAAAGCTGTTTACCAAACATCAAACAAGAGAACAAACTTATCAAGCACAGCTTTTGAAATTGCATTGAAGCAATTGGTATAA
- a CDS encoding mechanosensitive ion channel family protein — protein sequence MDTNFLEQIFWGNTLKQYAFFVGIIIVGLLFKRIVSRIFSQLIFRLFKKFADEVNSETFIGLLLKPIEFFISLSTLYIAINQLKHPLNVAFFRYKKNKINEVFTIGEFVDKIFLFLIILSVFWIVLRIVDFIAHVLLVRAAKTHNKADDQLVPFLKELLKFMVCFVGFFVLLGYVFEVNAVSLITGLGIGGIAIAMAAKDSLENLLGSFLIFMDKPFTVGDVVKVDGIEGTIERVGFRSTVLRSADKTTYVIPNRSMIDGVLENLTMRNARRVKFDIGLVYETSNEVLKKIIAEINGFLAENPKTTDSSVAFDSFGDSALNLQIIYLVPMKKEFDLAKIKEEVNFKLIEIVQANGSDFAYPTQRSIEESASEKNNK from the coding sequence ATGGATACGAACTTTTTAGAGCAAATTTTTTGGGGCAATACGTTAAAGCAATATGCTTTTTTTGTAGGTATCATCATCGTAGGGTTACTCTTTAAAAGAATTGTATCCCGCATTTTTAGTCAGCTTATTTTTAGGCTCTTTAAAAAATTTGCCGACGAAGTTAACTCAGAAACCTTTATTGGTTTGCTTTTAAAGCCAATAGAGTTTTTTATTAGTTTGTCTACACTGTATATTGCTATCAATCAGTTAAAGCATCCTTTAAATGTTGCATTTTTTCGCTACAAGAAAAATAAGATCAACGAAGTATTTACCATTGGCGAGTTTGTAGATAAAATTTTCCTGTTCCTAATCATCCTCTCTGTTTTCTGGATTGTGTTAAGAATTGTTGATTTTATAGCCCATGTGCTTTTGGTACGTGCTGCCAAAACCCATAATAAGGCTGATGACCAGCTGGTCCCTTTTTTGAAAGAACTGCTTAAATTTATGGTTTGCTTTGTTGGCTTTTTTGTGTTGTTGGGCTATGTGTTTGAGGTAAATGCGGTAAGCTTAATTACGGGTTTAGGTATTGGTGGTATAGCCATAGCCATGGCGGCCAAAGATAGCTTAGAAAACCTATTGGGCTCTTTCTTAATCTTTATGGATAAGCCCTTTACCGTGGGCGATGTAGTAAAAGTAGATGGTATTGAAGGAACGATTGAGCGTGTGGGTTTTAGAAGCACGGTTTTGCGCAGTGCAGATAAAACTACTTACGTCATCCCAAACCGATCTATGATTGATGGTGTATTGGAAAACCTGACCATGAGAAATGCCCGTAGGGTAAAGTTTGATATTGGTTTGGTTTACGAAACCAGCAATGAGGTGCTTAAAAAAATCATTGCCGAAATCAACGGTTTCCTTGCAGAAAATCCAAAAACGACGGATTCTTCGGTAGCTTTTGATTCTTTTGGAGATTCTGCACTTAATCTTCAAATTATTTATTTGGTGCCCATGAAAAAAGAGTTTGATTTGGCAAAAATTAAGGAAGAGGTAAATTTTAAACTGATTGAGATTGTACAGGCCAATGGTTCTGATTTTGCTTACCCAACGCAGCGCAGTATAGAAGAAAGCGCATCAGAAAAAAATAATAAATAA
- a CDS encoding phosphatidylserine decarboxylase family protein has product MTIHKEGYTSIALTILFIFIINAVVEYRFADVFVLRWFVYILSFALFITVLQFFRNPKRTFTNGDNLIICPADGKVVVIEETEEGEYFKDKRLQVSIFMSPVNVHINRNPISGVVKFFKYHPGKYLAAWNPKSSTENERTTVVVEHKNGAPVLFRQIAGALARRIVWYVKEGDQVTQNEQFGFIKFGSRVDIFLPLGTKVNLELNQVVKGGITVLGELA; this is encoded by the coding sequence ATGACCATACATAAAGAAGGATATACCTCCATTGCCCTAACCATACTTTTTATATTCATCATCAACGCTGTTGTTGAATACAGATTTGCCGATGTATTTGTGCTAAGATGGTTTGTGTACATCCTTTCTTTTGCATTATTTATTACCGTACTACAGTTTTTTAGAAACCCTAAACGTACGTTTACCAATGGCGACAACTTAATTATTTGCCCTGCCGATGGTAAAGTAGTAGTAATTGAAGAAACTGAAGAAGGCGAATATTTTAAAGATAAACGTTTGCAGGTATCTATTTTCATGTCGCCTGTAAATGTGCACATCAATCGTAATCCAATCTCTGGCGTGGTAAAGTTCTTTAAATACCATCCCGGTAAATATTTAGCTGCTTGGAACCCAAAATCGAGCACCGAGAACGAGCGTACAACCGTAGTGGTAGAACATAAAAATGGTGCACCTGTATTGTTTCGTCAAATTGCAGGCGCTTTAGCTCGCCGTATTGTTTGGTATGTAAAAGAGGGCGACCAAGTAACGCAAAACGAGCAATTTGGCTTTATTAAATTTGGATCGAGGGTAGATATTTTCTTGCCCTTAGGCACTAAAGTGAACTTAGAACTTAACCAAGTGGTTAAAGGTGGCATTACGGTTCTAGGAGAACTAGCTTAG
- the hpt gene encoding hypoxanthine phosphoribosyltransferase — translation METNISVHQKEFELLLEEETIAKRIRLMAIQLNVAYENRNPLFIGVLNGSFLFLADLMKEIELPCETEFIKIASYHGTSSTGSVKDALGMPQNLKGRDIVIVEDIIDTGLTMKYILAKIYEQEPASVAVCTLLFKPEALKEEIQELAYVGFEIPNEFVVGYGLDYDGLGRNLNHIYRAV, via the coding sequence ATGGAAACTAACATCAGCGTTCATCAAAAAGAATTTGAGCTTTTATTAGAAGAAGAAACCATTGCCAAGCGCATTCGTTTAATGGCCATACAGCTTAATGTAGCTTACGAAAACAGAAACCCACTATTTATAGGCGTACTTAACGGCAGTTTTCTGTTTCTGGCAGACCTAATGAAAGAAATTGAGCTGCCTTGCGAAACTGAGTTTATCAAGATCGCTTCTTATCACGGCACAAGCAGTACAGGCTCTGTTAAAGACGCCTTAGGTATGCCACAAAACCTTAAAGGTAGAGATATTGTGATAGTAGAAGATATTATAGACACGGGCTTAACCATGAAGTACATTTTGGCCAAAATATACGAGCAAGAACCCGCTTCTGTAGCTGTTTGCACCCTATTGTTTAAGCCCGAAGCGCTGAAAGAGGAAATCCAAGAACTGGCCTATGTAGGTTTCGAAATCCCTAATGAGTTTGTAGTTGGATACGGCTTAGATTACGACGGCTTGGGACGAAACTTGAACCATATTTACAGGGCAGTTTAA
- a CDS encoding transglycosylase domain-containing protein produces the protein MKIGAWVLGVLALLLTAGGAIAYSKREALLNKMVAKAINKAQKDYGLAVKIGEYGFSGLSSVRMNKVSVVPKDRDTLTTIGDITIGVKLFPLLFGDVKLSEVTLNEGKLNVVMRDTLTNIDFILKRKKKDSTTTKGKVNLSELASNLLNQVFYKIPDDMEIKNFMMQLNDNDTAFVKFLTTTATIDGGELKSTIKVNDTAAIWHINGNLDPSDKQLDVMLFADGKKVELPYLENKLHTKINFDTVKTQMKEASFSGDDYKISGSWAIKNLLINQPRISAEDIIVPDARVEADMLIGENFVCLDSTSTVYLRDASIHPYLKYTLSPNKIYEMKLNAPEQDAQAIFNSFPVGLFESLDGIKVQGKLKYSLDFHLDTSLPDSVKFSSTLTPTDFKVLQFGKTDLTKINSDFVYTPYEYGKPMRNITIGPSNPNFTRLENISPNFKNALLTAEDPSFFRHKGFVEESIRKSIAVNFKEKKFKRGGSTISMQLVKNVFLSRKKTLVRKAEEILIVWLIENNRLVSKARMLEVYFNIIEMGNNVYGIGEASRHYFGKTPAELTIGEGIFLANIVPKPKVALYKFMSNGTLKGYLLPYFKYIGNIMARRGLATPDSTGYGFYDVRLREGLRQYLLPDSTTIDTNAIDIGEDDMMTPEGMQDKSKNLFDRLFGGVAKKDTAKVQPATDTTKTKKQLRQERREERRREKEIEKNGN, from the coding sequence TTGAAAATTGGCGCCTGGGTTTTAGGTGTACTGGCACTTTTGTTAACCGCTGGCGGAGCAATTGCTTACAGTAAAAGAGAAGCACTGCTAAACAAAATGGTTGCAAAAGCCATTAATAAAGCCCAAAAAGATTATGGCTTAGCCGTTAAAATTGGCGAATATGGTTTTAGTGGCTTAAGCAGTGTACGTATGAACAAAGTTTCGGTGGTACCAAAAGATAGAGATACCTTAACCACCATAGGCGATATTACCATTGGTGTAAAGCTTTTTCCTTTGTTATTTGGCGATGTAAAACTTTCGGAAGTTACCCTAAACGAAGGAAAACTAAACGTAGTAATGCGAGACACGTTAACCAATATCGATTTTATCTTAAAAAGAAAGAAAAAAGACAGCACCACTACCAAAGGCAAGGTTAATTTAAGCGAACTGGCCAGCAACTTGTTAAACCAGGTATTTTACAAAATACCTGATGATATGGAAATCAAGAATTTCATGATGCAGTTGAACGACAATGATACAGCCTTTGTGAAATTTTTAACCACTACCGCAACTATTGATGGGGGCGAACTCAAATCGACCATAAAAGTAAATGATACTGCGGCAATTTGGCACATTAACGGCAACCTAGACCCTAGCGATAAACAATTGGATGTAATGCTGTTTGCCGATGGGAAAAAAGTGGAATTACCTTATCTGGAAAATAAACTGCACACCAAAATCAATTTCGACACGGTAAAAACGCAAATGAAAGAGGCCAGTTTTAGTGGCGATGATTACAAAATTTCTGGTTCTTGGGCCATCAAAAATTTATTGATTAACCAACCCCGCATTTCGGCAGAAGATATTATTGTACCCGATGCTCGTGTAGAAGCAGACATGCTTATTGGCGAAAATTTTGTGTGTTTAGATAGTACATCAACCGTTTATCTACGCGATGCTTCCATCCATCCGTATTTAAAATACACGCTTTCTCCCAACAAAATCTATGAAATGAAGCTAAATGCGCCAGAGCAAGATGCACAGGCAATTTTCAATTCTTTTCCGGTAGGTTTGTTCGAATCTTTAGACGGCATTAAGGTACAAGGAAAATTAAAATACAGTCTCGATTTTCATTTGGACACCTCGCTTCCTGATAGCGTAAAGTTTAGCTCTACCTTAACCCCAACAGATTTTAAAGTATTGCAATTTGGAAAAACGGATCTTACCAAAATTAATTCAGATTTTGTTTATACACCTTATGAGTATGGCAAGCCCATGCGAAACATTACCATTGGCCCATCAAACCCTAATTTTACACGGCTAGAAAACATCTCGCCAAACTTTAAAAATGCCTTGCTCACAGCCGAAGACCCATCGTTTTTTAGGCATAAAGGTTTTGTGGAAGAATCTATCCGTAAATCTATTGCCGTAAACTTTAAAGAGAAAAAATTTAAACGCGGCGGAAGTACCATTTCTATGCAGTTGGTAAAAAATGTTTTCCTTAGCAGAAAGAAAACTTTAGTACGCAAAGCCGAAGAAATTTTAATTGTTTGGCTCATAGAGAACAACCGTTTGGTTAGCAAAGCTCGTATGCTCGAAGTTTATTTCAACATTATAGAAATGGGCAACAACGTATATGGTATTGGCGAAGCATCACGCCATTATTTTGGCAAAACACCTGCCGAGTTAACCATAGGCGAAGGTATTTTCTTAGCCAACATTGTGCCTAAGCCAAAAGTGGCCTTATATAAATTTATGAGCAATGGTACGCTAAAAGGATATTTGCTGCCATACTTTAAATACATTGGCAACATTATGGCTCGCCGCGGCCTAGCCACACCAGACAGTACAGGCTATGGTTTTTACGATGTACGTTTACGAGAAGGTTTAAGACAATACCTACTGCCAGATTCTACCACCATAGACACCAATGCCATTGATATTGGCGAAGACGACATGATGACTCCCGAAGGGATGCAGGATAAATCTAAAAACTTGTTCGATAGGTTATTTGGTGGTGTAGCTAAAAAAGATACAGCAAAAGTGCAGCCCGCTACCGATACCACAAAAACAAAAAAACAGCTTAGGCAAGAACGCCGCGAAGAACGAAGACGAGAAAAGGAGATCGAAAAAAATGGAAACTAA